From the Brachyspira intermedia PWS/A genome, the window AAATATTTTTCTCAAAATGATAATATCACTTGCAAAGAGATAGGCGATGGCAATATTAATTATGTATATAGAATAAGTAATGGTAAGGATTCAATAATACTGAAACAGGCAGGAGTCCATACTCGAAGTAATTCATCAGGAAGAATACTTGATATTAACAGAAATGCAAGGGAGGCAGAGATTTTATCATTTTATGGAAGTATACTACCAGATTTAGCACCGAAAATCATTTATATAGATAAAGTTATGAATTTATTTGTAATGGAAGATTTAAAGTCTTTTCTTATACTAAGAGATGCTCTTATGAAGGGACAAATATATCATCATTTGCAGGAACAAATAACAGACTTTTTAGTTGAAACTACATTGTCTACAGCAGATTTTTTTATGGATCCGTTTACTAAGAAAGAAAATGTTATTAAATACACAAATAAAGAGCTTTGTAAGATAAGCGAAGAGCTTGTATTTAGAGAACCATTTTTTAATGTACTTAAAGAGAATGTATTTTCAGAATCATTAAATAAATTTGTTGAGGATAACCTTTATAATAATAAACAGATTCAATTAGAGGCTGCAAAATTAAAGTATGAATTTATGAATAATCCTCAGGCTTTAATACATGGTGATTTACATACAGGTTCTATATTTGTTGATGATGATTATATAAAGGTTATGGACTGTGAATTTGCCTTTTACGGCCCTATAGGCTATGATTTAGGCACTATTATGGCAAATTTTATATTTTCTTATGTGTATCATTTGTATGTTACTAAAGACAGAAATTATACTTCATTCCTTTTCAAGGTTATTGATGATATTTTAAGGCTTTTTAAAAATAAATTTATTACTAAGTTTCTGCATGAAAGTAATGATATATCAGCACAAAATGATTATTTTATAGAATATTATTTGCTTGAAGTATTAAAAACAGGCTTTGGTATATGCGGACTTGAATTGTTAAGAAGAACTACAGGCTGTGCTAGAGTAAAAGAGATAGAATCTGTTACCGATCCGGATATAAGAAGAAATATAGAATTCACACTTTTGAATATAGGTATTGAATGTTTATCATATAGAGACAGACTTTCTGAAGAAGAAAAGTTTATGAAATTTGTAGATAATATAATTGATAATATAGACTTATGATTTAGTTCATTGCTGTCAAGATAAAAAATAAATATTTTGGAGTTTTTTATGATTAATAGGGTAGATAAAGAATTGGCTTTTATGCTTCAATTTGAAAATATAGCTTGGTATGATGACGGATGTGTTAAAATATTGGATAGGAGAGTTTACCCTAATAAAGTGAATTTTGTAGAATGCAAAACTCATAAAGAAGTTTCAAAAGCTATAGCAGATATGGTGACTCAAAGTGCCGGACCTTATTTGGCAGTTGCTATGGGTATGGCATTAGCCGGATATGAATCAAGGCATTTGGAAGGAAATGATAGAATAGATTATTTAACCCATGCATGTAATACATTGGCAAATTCAAGACCTACTACAAGCGGAAGAATGATGTTAATAACTAAATCCTGTTTGGAGGCTGGTACAGAGGCTATAAAATCTAATAAAGACCCTATAGAAGCTATGTTCAATAGAGGTATAGAGCTTTCCACTAAAAGATATTCAAAAATAAAAAAAATAGCAGAAAATCTAGTATCTATGTATCCTGATAAAGGAACTATACTTACTCAATGTTTTGGTGAGTCTATAGTAGGATTTATGATACAGGAATTTCAAAAAAAGAATAAAGATATAAAAGTGGTATGTGCTGAAACTAGACCTTATTTTCAAGGAGCAAGGCTTACAGCAACAGTTGCTTATGATCAGGGAGCAGATGTTACAGTTATTACTGATAATATGGTGGCATATACTATGCAGGAGAAGAAAATAGATGTATTCACCTCTGCTGCAGATTTAATATGCTTAAATGGGGCTGTAGTTAACAAAATAGGTACTTTTCAAATAGCAATAGTGGCAAAATATTTAGGAATACCATATTTTGTAACGGGAGCACCAGATAAAGGTTATCATGGTCTTGAAGATGTTCATTTTGAATTCAGGGATGAAAAACTTGTTACTGAAGCTATGGGGGTAAAAACATCTAAGGAAGGCGTAAAAGGTTTTTATCCTGCATTTGATTATACGCCTCCTCATTTGGTTAGTGCAGTTGTAACAGATTTAGGTATTTATTCACCTTATGATGTATTTAAATATTATATAGGAAATGATGAAGGAGAATATTAATTAATCTCTTAATGGATTTTGTATATTTTCCTTTTTTATATCTATTAAAAAGTCTACAAATAATTCAAATAGTATTGGATCTAATTGAGTTTCTTTAACTATATAATTATCATATATCAGTTTTATAGCATCTTCTGTATTCATATCTTTTCTATTATAGCTTTTTTGCGGCATTACAGTAGTATCAAATAAATCTATTATTTCTAATACTTTAGCAGGAAAAAATGCTAAACTTTGAAGTGTTTGAACATCGTCAGAGCTATCTGATATAAGAGATGAAGGATTTAATGATCTATTTTCATTAAATTGTTTGTTTATTATTTCTATTACACCATTTCCATAACCATAATATTCATGGTGCATTCCTACAATTAATGATATATTATCATTATAGTTTCTGAAAAGTTTTAAAAATTGATATCCTTTAATAGCATGAGATGTTGATCTTTTAGCATACTCTTTTGATTTATTAATATTAAGATAGTCTAATTCTTTTATTTTAACAACATCATGCCAAAATGCTCCTGCAGCAAAAGAGGCTATATTTTCTATTGATATTTTTTTCAGTCCGTTTTTAAATATGTCATTAAATTTTATATTGGTTTTATTTAATTTATATTTTTCAAAAACTTTTTCATAAAAAAATTTATATTTTTTATTGAAATTAATAATAGTTTTTAAATTTAAATGATTATCTATCTGTTCATTATAATAAAGCATAAATTCTATGAATATTATAAAAACTCTGTTTCCATGTCCTATGACATTTCTACATCCAAAATTATCGAATCCGTAAAATAAACTTATATTAGGATATATTTTTTCTACTAATTTAGTAATTGATAATATTAAATCATTTGCTACTATTTGAGTATCGTAATATTCTAAATTATCAAAATACATTTGATTCATTTGATCTTTCGATGCATTTACCAAATGAATTAAATTGATTCTTTCTATAAAAGCTAATTGAGTTATTATATCTAATATATACTGAATAGCTTCGGCATATAATTGTTTATTATAATATTGATTTAATATATCAATATAGTTTTTTATAGATATAAATCTTTCTTTAGGTGTTTCTTCTAGAATTATTTCAAGTATTTTATATTCAAATACTTTTGTATTTTCAGAATCAGGCATACAGTCTTTATATACTTTAAGAAACTGATTTATACTATCAATTTGTTTATACTGATCATTATCATTTTTTTCAATAACTAAATCTACAATTGATTTTGAATTCTTTGCTATATAGAAATTATCAAAAATGTCACTGTTTATAGAATTTTTATCAAAAAGAATATCTATTTTATAGTTAGGTATTGACAAATATAAGTTATCATTGCTTGTGCATATAATTTCCGGAGAATTAAATTTAATGATATCTATATTGTCTTTTATAAAATTTAAATCTATCGATGTATATTTATCTAAATCAATATCCATATTCAGCCTTTAAAATTAAACTGATATTGTATTAATAATGATATACCTTTTTTATTTTTATCAATAATTTTAAACTATTAAATTAATTTTTTTTATTTATAATACAAAATAAATTTAAAAAATCATTTTAGGGTATTGACAAAATTTATTTATATAGTAGAATATGAAACTCATAGAACTTAAAGTTCATTTATTGATACTGGGGTGTCGTCAAGCGGTAAGACAATTGGTTTTGGTCCAATTATTCGAGGGTTCGAATCCTTCCACCCCAACTTTTCTCTTATATGGTACTTAAATGGGAATAACAGACG encodes:
- the mtnK gene encoding S-methyl-5-thioribose kinase, which translates into the protein MTNFNEYFLMEEKDVLLYVKNKLKYFSQNDNITCKEIGDGNINYVYRISNGKDSIILKQAGVHTRSNSSGRILDINRNAREAEILSFYGSILPDLAPKIIYIDKVMNLFVMEDLKSFLILRDALMKGQIYHHLQEQITDFLVETTLSTADFFMDPFTKKENVIKYTNKELCKISEELVFREPFFNVLKENVFSESLNKFVEDNLYNNKQIQLEAAKLKYEFMNNPQALIHGDLHTGSIFVDDDYIKVMDCEFAFYGPIGYDLGTIMANFIFSYVYHLYVTKDRNYTSFLFKVIDDILRLFKNKFITKFLHESNDISAQNDYFIEYYLLEVLKTGFGICGLELLRRTTGCARVKEIESVTDPDIRRNIEFTLLNIGIECLSYRDRLSEEEKFMKFVDNIIDNIDL
- a CDS encoding S-methyl-5-thioribose-1-phosphate isomerase, encoding MINRVDKELAFMLQFENIAWYDDGCVKILDRRVYPNKVNFVECKTHKEVSKAIADMVTQSAGPYLAVAMGMALAGYESRHLEGNDRIDYLTHACNTLANSRPTTSGRMMLITKSCLEAGTEAIKSNKDPIEAMFNRGIELSTKRYSKIKKIAENLVSMYPDKGTILTQCFGESIVGFMIQEFQKKNKDIKVVCAETRPYFQGARLTATVAYDQGADVTVITDNMVAYTMQEKKIDVFTSAADLICLNGAVVNKIGTFQIAIVAKYLGIPYFVTGAPDKGYHGLEDVHFEFRDEKLVTEAMGVKTSKEGVKGFYPAFDYTPPHLVSAVVTDLGIYSPYDVFKYYIGNDEGEY
- a CDS encoding HD-GYP domain-containing protein, whose amino-acid sequence is MDIDLDKYTSIDLNFIKDNIDIIKFNSPEIICTSNDNLYLSIPNYKIDILFDKNSINSDIFDNFYIAKNSKSIVDLVIEKNDNDQYKQIDSINQFLKVYKDCMPDSENTKVFEYKILEIILEETPKERFISIKNYIDILNQYYNKQLYAEAIQYILDIITQLAFIERINLIHLVNASKDQMNQMYFDNLEYYDTQIVANDLILSITKLVEKIYPNISLFYGFDNFGCRNVIGHGNRVFIIFIEFMLYYNEQIDNHLNLKTIINFNKKYKFFYEKVFEKYKLNKTNIKFNDIFKNGLKKISIENIASFAAGAFWHDVVKIKELDYLNINKSKEYAKRSTSHAIKGYQFLKLFRNYNDNISLIVGMHHEYYGYGNGVIEIINKQFNENRSLNPSSLISDSSDDVQTLQSLAFFPAKVLEIIDLFDTTVMPQKSYNRKDMNTEDAIKLIYDNYIVKETQLDPILFELFVDFLIDIKKENIQNPLRD